The Echinimonas agarilytica genomic sequence CCAAAATAATTGCTCGAGGTGGGTTAAGTATTGATTAAAACGTTCGGCCCATTTATCCCAGCTTAAGTCATCGTTTTTACGGGCAAAGTCCGATGCCCTATGTTCCCATTCTCGGCCTTTGTGATCGAGTAAGTGACCCAATTCAGTATTTGGCACAAGTTGGCCATTCACAAATAATGCAGTACCAAGACCCGTTCCAATGGTCACCATAAAAACCGTTCCTTGGTAGTTTTTCCCCGCTCCAAAACGCATTTCAGCAAGCCCTGCTACGTCAGCATCATTGGCCACATAGCAAGGCAGGCCCGTGGCTTTTTGAAGCGTGTCTTGAACATTGCAATTGAGCCAACTGTCATCAATATTGGCCGCGGTGCGGGCAACTCCTTGTTGAATGGCGGCTGGAAATCCACAGCCAATCAAACCGTTCCATTTCAGTTGCCGGCTGATTTCAGCTACGGTTTCAGACACAGCTTGGGGGGTGGCAGGCTGAGGAGTTGGAATGCGAATTCGTTCGGATGTTAGCTCACCTGTCACTGAATCTACAACGGCACCCTTAATTCCAGAACCACCAATATCAACACCCAAAATCTGCATAGTATTACCTCTGAACGATTAGTCTTTAATTTCGACAAGAAGCGTATTGCTGCGTTGCCCAATGACTTCTACTTTAGTGCCTAAAGGCCAATCTTGCTTATCACTTTGTTGGATTTCTACACGCCAATCAGAGTCACCGAGTCGTATCGTGCTTAAGCCATTTTCGCTAGGCTCCAACAAGTTGGATATTTTGCCATCATGTCGTCCCGACTGTTGATTCAAGTCAGGTTG encodes the following:
- the ppgK gene encoding polyphosphate--glucose phosphotransferase, with product MQILGVDIGGSGIKGAVVDSVTGELTSERIRIPTPQPATPQAVSETVAEISRQLKWNGLIGCGFPAAIQQGVARTAANIDDSWLNCNVQDTLQKATGLPCYVANDADVAGLAEMRFGAGKNYQGTVFMVTIGTGLGTALFVNGQLVPNTELGHLLDHKGREWEHRASDFARKNDDLSWDKWAERFNQYLTHLEQLFWPDVFILGGGASKKFDKFADAISVNAPVVTAESLNQAGIIGAAVFAQLAQKSVDMTQLPS